One Felis catus isolate Fca126 chromosome D2, F.catus_Fca126_mat1.0, whole genome shotgun sequence DNA window includes the following coding sequences:
- the ZNF518A gene encoding zinc finger protein 518A has protein sequence MPSEQKQLFFDEKQTILKKDYDVKNEIVDTIRSVLRPKISESRFHYELKNVKIDLPKINIPNEVFLKHEVDKYRKLFQRQPQTARKSISIKTVSCVEECMLLQKSERVEEEGLRMSAKILNFNCLKCRDSTRYSPNDLQKHFQMWHRGELPSYPCEMCSFSANDFQIFKQHRRTHRSTLVKCDICNNESVYTLLDLTKHFTSTHCVNGNFQCEKCKFSTQDVGTFVQHIHRHNEIHYKCGKCHHICFTKGELQKHLHIHSGTFPFTCQYCSYGATKREHLVRHVITLHKEHLYAKEKLEKDKYEKRMTKTSGLKLILKRYRIDASRKTFWKRKKINNGSDRSIEKNTQVLKKLNKTQAKSEDQSHLVQEHLNEEKDERPHCENNDKPAELGSEKPTLLSTGQYNRAEEGSHSTLGFLKTAVQGPTVLMVKNNRITIPANYSADFMGFKMVDGKQHIVIKLLPTSKQNLYSPGSQPDAAKDGTGNLQPQTLDTTGFLAGVTTELSDTVYMKATTPFSCSSPLLSGKVLSEKEMALLSQTGNMLQTVDDEKSVSSLSASGLVTASVNLATKVETKDNIDLWGSYIPQSHPEIPGAAIRSPDKVNSATKQNAYNSGDMHNYCINYVSSELPVESSNHGSLPFHNYSKVNNSNKRRRFSGTAVSEKEPSSSKTVVQQPISESVLSLVRKESSNPDSMLASLGLLNTKDGTLKMQAEIEEQCVLEKGQNIDGQNFYTNENQNLENVTEKSKWDDISNVESPMMPRITSVFSLHSQQASEFLPPEVNQLLQDGLKTKSDVKQDSSKTPDKGLPLHCNQSFQKPEGEGKIVESSKDFKVQGVFPIPSGGIGINVPINDLNLKCSGKEKQNLSISQDVRDSEKAPRISGIGTLLKTQSDAIITQQLVKDKLRATTQNLGSLYRQSPLLNSEPKKAIFVQTPKGFFVPLHIANKPGLHVVSGRPLPLVNTQGVPASLLLNKKPGMILTFNHGKLEGVSTVKTESAQACGTTAKEPCRTPFLKVEPNSNCLTPALCSSIGSCLSMKSSSENTLPLKGPYIIKTSASSSVKAVPTPNVASEHQGTKLNILESVKQQNEIFPKPPLYTLLPDGKQAVFLKCVMPNKTELLKPKLVQNSTYYQNIQPKKPEGTPQKILLKIFNPVLNVTAANNLSVNNSASSLQKDKVPSNQTTGGEQREPESSRDALPFLLDDMMPANEIVITSTATCPESSEEPVCFTDRSDTRVLRCKTNCTIERSFDRKKTSKKNFPRIKTHVRSKDSETAFVPRNRNCKRKCRDSYQEPPRKKATLHRKCKEKAKPEAVRESFGFSRPRLSKDAVRTLRLFPFSSTQLVKCPRRNQPVVVLNHPDADAPEVVSVMKTIAKFNGRVLKVSLSKRTIDALLKPDCGNASQTIYDDFSKRHKTFKPVSSVKERFVLKLTLKKMSKNNYQIVKTTSENVPKAKFNCWFCGRVFDNQDAWAGHGQRHLMEATRDWNILE, from the coding sequence ATGCCATCTGAACAGAAACAGTTATTTTTTGatgaaaaacaaactattttaaaaaaagattatgatgTGAAAAATGAGATAGTTGATACTATTAGATCAGTGCTTAGGCCAAAAATTTCAGAAAGTCGTTTTCATTATGaactaaaaaatgtgaaaatcgATTTGCCGAAGATAAATATTccaaatgaagtctttttgaaaCATGAAGTTGACAAATACAGAAAGTTATTTCAGCGTCAACCACAGACTGCAAGAAAATCTATCAGTATAAAGACTGTAAGCTGTGTAGAGGAGTGTATGCTGCTCCAGAAGTCTGAGAGAGTTGAAGAAGAGGGTTTAAGAATGTCGGCAAAAATACTCAATTTCAACTGTTTAAAATGCCGCGATAGCACTCGATATAGCCCAAATGATTTACAGAAACACTTTCAGATGTGGCACCGTGGTGAATTACCTTCATATCCTTGTGAAATGTGCAGTTTTTCAGCAAATGACTTCCAGATATTTAAACAACACAGACGGACACACAGAAGCACTTTAGTAAAATGTGACATTTGTAACAATGAGAGTGTGTATACTTTATTAGACTTGACAAAGCATTTTACATCCACACATTGTGTAAATGGTAATTTTCAATGTGAAAAGTGCAAATTCTCCACCCAGGATGTTGGCACATTTGTTCAGCACATTCATAGACATAATGAAATCCATTATAAATGTGGTAAATGCCATCATATATGTTTTACCAAAGGAGAGCTTCAGAAGCACCTTCACATTCATTCTGGTACATTTCCCTTCACTTGTCAATATTGTAGCTATGGTGCCACTAAGAGAGAGCACCTCGTAAGACATGTTATAACTTTGCACAAAGAACACTTATATGcgaaagagaaactggaaaaagacaaatatgaaaaAAGGATGACAAAGACTTCAGGACTTAAGCTGATACTGAAAAGATACAGAATAGATGCATCAAGGAAGACATTCTGGAAGCGCAAGAAGATCAACAATGGAAGCGACCGAAGTATAGAAAAAAACACTCAAGTGctaaaaaaactgaacaaaacacaGGCTAAATCTGAAGACCAGAGCCATCTTGTTCAAGaacatttaaatgaagaaaaggacGAAAGACCACACTGTGAGAATAACGATAAACCTGCTGAGTTAGGGTCAGAAAAGCCAACTCTTCTGTCCACTGGGCAATATAATAGAGCTGAAGAGGGATCACATTCGACTCTAGGTTTCTTGAAGACTGCTGTACAAGGACCTACAGTGTTGATggtgaaaaataatagaataacgATTCCTGCTAACTACAGTGCTGATTTTATGGGTTTTAAGATGGTGGATGGAAAACAACATATTGTAATAAAATTGTTGCCTACCAGTAAACAGAATTTATATTCACCAGGCTCACAGCCAGATGCTGCAAAGGATGGTACTGGCAATTTGCAGCCCCAGACACTGGACACTACTGGATTTTTAGCAGGAGTAACAACTGAGTTAAGTGACACCGTTTACATGAAAGCAACTACTCCATTTTCGTGCTCATCTCCTCTACTTTCAGGGAAAGtcctatcagaaaaagaaatggctttgCTATCTCAAACGGGTAATATGCTTCAAACAGTGGATGATGAAAAAAGTGTGTCGTCTTTGTCAGCATCAGGATTGGTTACAGCATCAGTGAATTTGGCCACAAAAGTTGAAACAAAAGATAATATTGACTTATGGGGAAGTTACATTCCTCAGAGTCACCCTGAGATACCAGGTGCTGCCATTAGAAGTCCAGATAAAGTCAACTCTGCTACCAAACAAAATGCATACAACAGCGGAGATATGCATAACTATTGCATTAATTATGTCAGCTCTGAGTTACCTGTTGAATCTTCCAACCACGGATCATTACCCTTTCATAAttactcaaaagtaaataattctaATAAACGTCGTAGGTTTTCAGGAACAGCGGTGTCTGAAAAAGAACCCTCATCAAGCAAAACGGTTGTTCAACAACCAATAAGTGAATCGGTTTTATCTTTGGTGCGAAAGGAGAGCTCAAATCCAGATAGCATGTTAGCATCTCTTGGCCTGTTAAATACTAAAGatggaactttaaaaatgcaaGCTGAAATTGAAGAACAATGTGTGttagaaaaaggacaaaacatTGACGGACAGAACTTCTACActaatgaaaatcaaaatttagAGAATGTGACTGAAAAATCTAAGTGGGATGACATTTCTAATGTTGAGTCACCTATGATGCCTAGAAtcacatctgttttctctctccacagCCAACAGGCATCAGAATTTTTGCCCCCTGAAGTAAACCAGTTACTTCAGGAtgggttaaaaacaaaatctgatgTAAAACAGGACTCTAGTAAGACTCCAGATAAAGGCCTGCCACTTCATTGTAATCAGTCCTTTCAGAAACCTGAGGGAGAAGGCAAAATAGTTGAATCTTCAAAAGACTTCAAAGTACAAGGCGTCTTCCCAATTCCATCTGGTGGTATAGGGATTAATGTGCCTATAAATGATCTGAATTTAAAGTgtagtggaaaagaaaaacaaaatctgtcaATATCACAAGATGTGAGAGATTCAGAAAAGGCACCTAGAATTTCAGGTATTGGCACATTACTTAAGACTCAGTCAGATGCAATAATAACACAGCAGCTCGTAAAAGATAAACTGCGAGCCACTACACAAAATTTAGGTTCTTTATATAGGCAGAGTCCACTTCTAAATTCAGAACCAAAAAAAGCTATATTTGTTCAGACTCCAAAAGGCTTTTTTGTACCACTGCACATTGCTAACAAGCCTGGATTACATGTTGTTTCAGGAAGACCACTTCCATTGGTTAACACACAAGGTGTACCTGCTTCTCTTCTTTTGAACAAGAAACCCGGgatgattttaacatttaatcatGGGAAACTTGAAGGTGTTTCCACTGTCAAAACTGAGAGTGCTCAAGCTTGTGGAACTACAGCTAAGGAGCCTTGCAGAACACCTTTTTTAAAGGTGGAACCAAACAGTAATTGTCTGACACCTGCACTGTGTTCCAGCATTGGCAGTTGCTTGAGCATGAAAAGTAGTTCCGAAAATACTCTGCCGTTAAAAGGCCCGTACATTATTAAAACGTCAGCAAGTTCTTCAGTGAAAGCTGTTCCTACTCCTAATGTAGCTTCTGAGCACCAGGGCACCAAGTTGAATATTTTGGAATCAGTAAAACAGCAGAACGAGATTTTTCCCAAACCACCTCTTTATACCCTCTTGCCTGATGGCAAAcaagctgtttttttaaagtgtgtgatGCCAAATAAGACTGAGCTGCTTAAGCCTAAATTAGTCCAAAATAGTACGTATTATCAAAACATACAGCCAAAGAAACCTGAAGGAACACCAcaaaaaatattgctgaaaatTTTTAACCCTGTTTTAAATGTGACTGCTGCTAACAATCTGTCTGTAAACAACTCTGCATCCTCATTGCAGAAAGACAAAGTACCATCTAATCAGACTacaggaggagagcagagagagccagaatcTTCTAGAGATGCCTTACCCTTCTTACTAGATGATATGATGCCAGCAAATGAAATTGTGATAACTTCTACTGCGACATGCCCAGAGTCTTCTGAGGAACCAGTGTGTTTCACTGACCGTTCAGATACCAGGGTGTTAAGGTGTAAAACAAATTGTACAATTGAGAGAAGCTTCGATAGAAAAAAgacttccaaaaaaaattttccaagaaTAAAAACTCATGTAAGAAGTAAAGATTCTGAAACTGCCTTTGTACCTAGAAACAGGAACTGTAAACGAAAGTGTAGGGATAGTTACCAAGAACCTCCAAGAAAAAAGGCAACATTACATAGAAAGTgtaaagaaaaggcaaaacctGAAGCTGTCCGTGAATCGTTTGGATTTAGCAGACCGAGGCTTTCAAAAGATGCAGTCAGAACTTTGCGGCTTTTCCCATTTAGTTCCACACAGCTTGTGAAATGTCCTAGGAGAAACCAGCCAGTTGTAGTTTTGAATCATCCTGATGCAGATGCCCCAGAAGTAGTAAGTGTAATGAAAACTATTGCTAAATTTAATGGACGTGTACTTAAGGTTTCATTGTCAAAAAGAACTATCGATGCTTTACTGAAACCGGATTGTGGTAATGCTTCACAAACAATTTATGATGATTTTTCCAAGAGGCATAAAACATTTAAACCTGTTAGTTCCGTGAAAGAAAGATTTGTGCTAAAATTAACACTCAAAAAGATGAGCAAAAACAATTATCAGATCGTGAAAACTACCtctgaaaatgttccaaaagCTAAATTTAACTGTTGGTTTTGTGGTAGAGTATTTGACAATCAGGATGCTTGGGCTGGTCATGGGCAGAGACATTTAATGGAAGCTACTCGTGATTGGAATATATTAGAATAA